A region of the Arctopsyche grandis isolate Sample6627 chromosome 10, ASM5162203v2, whole genome shotgun sequence genome:
CGGCTCAGATCCAGAAAATGCTGGACGAGAACACGCACCTGATCCAGACGATCCAAGAGTACCAGGCCAAAGGCCAGATCAACGAATGCATTCAATACCAACAGGTGCTCCACCGCAACCTCGTCTACTTGGCTTCGATGGCCGACGCCACGCAGAACATACAGGCCATACTACCGGTATATATACTCGCACCATTCACTATTCACCATTcaccacttttttttatttcatacttcaATTAGTGTTTGCTATCGAACGCCGCTAGATGGTGCGCCAAATACccgcaatacatacatatataaatgtgtattaaaatatatatattttctattgttctatatttattgtaacggtgtatttccttacatcattGTGTGATGGGTCTTCTAGCTTCTTCAGAGCGGTTTATTGCGACGTTTGGACTATCTGAGACAAGTCTGGTCCAGACAATAGACATGCTGGATTGGCCTTGCCAGCTGCAGAGGCTGGACTCTgctctgtttttatttttatttatttataggtcTGATACTCTCCATTGTACCGTGTGGATATCCAAATCGGGCCAGTAAATGCTATGAAGCGATCACCCCTATATTGCAGGACTGGTCAGCTTGACGTAGCAGATGCAAGGCACTTTGGCCCCAAAacgtggaaaaaaaaaatttggtatacaaaacTGCTGTGAAAACATAAACTGATTATCGTCTCGAGTACTTGAGGTCCAAAGACGAGTCATCTTCGAATACGTATCTTGGTACTTTCCCATAATccggaggtatttttttttacaatatacaaTACCGTGCATGGAAATCCCATCACTTTCAATGTtcgatgttttcgttttttttttaattacacgagtttttttcggttttttttatatgattaaaaaagattatttatattcttaaattaagatgagaaaagaattaaaaaaaaaacatgtacaatagggtcattttttaaatttttttcaaatgtaactaaaataatatagtatatatttttctttgaattaaaatacaaaggCAATTGATCAaagacaataataaataataatccaaTATTTAGTAGACCCTCCTTTTGCTTTTATGAAGGGCTCAACACGTGCCGGCAtggacaatacgatttttttagcATTTCGTCCGAACTTTCTTCAAACCAAACATTTTCAATagtttttttaactcataatttgTCCCAGGGTGTTGTTTTGTACCCTTTGCTTTATAATagccatagaagtagaatgcatagaatagtcattgttaacaaaagtatcgtcttaaagagagccatcgaagagagagacggaaagtcagaagagagacgaagtttagcaaacaatgaacaaactctgccgtgcagagtttttgtagcaacatttttggaggctgagagcgattctatgcattctacttctatgataatggcccataaattttcgataggGTGTAAGTCGGGACTATTGTCAGGCCACTATAGTGACGAATACCTAACCTACTTTCTCTTTGTATTtctttgtgtaaaaaaaatagctgtGCTAACTTTATAAAATGCTATTAAGTTTGTTTAATGATATGATCAATCACTTCAAGTAGTCTACCATTTTTGCCCGATGATAATTTGCACAATCGGCCTGAAATTTGAAGTCTGTTGACTCtgaaagatgttgctcaatAGAAGGCAGCGAACatgtctccaaaatttttttatagtcTGTAGTCTTCACTGTGCCATTAACAAGTTAACGACCGAAGACTCGCATACGAGTCTTGGCTAAAACAAAATCAGCGGACCGTGGACTCGCATACGAGTCTTAGCAAAACCATTTCAACGGACCAAAGACTCGCATGTGAGTCTTCCTATATGAAGTTtcccacacaaaaaaaaaacgtgtgcGTCATCTGGAGTGTTTGGTTTCGAGTTACGGCTAACTGAAATGGCTTTTTCGTGGAATGGTTCTCAACATGTTGTCAACAAAATATTGAAGTACACTTTGAAGTCGCGCGTTTTTCTGCCTGTTGCAGCGTAATTCCGCAAAATCTGCCGGCTGCAGCGCAATGTTTGATAAGAAACTTCGCGGTCGCTAACTTGTTAACAAAGTGTAGCGCTCGCTCATCGAGTTTCTCACAATTCGCCGTGTTTCGCACAAATCGTAGTTATTCACTCGAAATCCGCACAAGAACTTAATAGAATACATCAGAATGTTCGAAATACTAcccttttgaataaaaaaatagtattttagaaAGTAGGGGACCTTTTACGGAGAAATTCcgagaattcaaaatatttagagGTGATGCGATTTCCATGCACGGGActgaatatgttttttttatttaaaataaagcctAACGTGTTGTTTCAATAATCAAATAAACTTATgtaagtaattttaaatttaattagaatTCAGACTCCTGAGGCTAAAAACTTCTGCTTGCGTCTAAAAGTTGCTCGAATACGTTGTCGTTTCTGACCAGCTGTCTCTGAATGGATGATGGATTATTCCTCGGTGTTGTTTCTTACGTCACCTTATTTGGGGTTAACGCTCCGAGTATAGATACCTAGCTGCAGTTGTAGCAATAATTGACTTTGCAATGTTCAAATCCAATGTTTTCCAAATCTTTAACTGCAGTCCACCACTTTGACTAAAAAACATTTGTGAATCTCCCGACGCAGTTCTCGGAAAATCCGCTGTTGAGGAAATACTCTACCAGTACTGTTCTTTGTCTTTGTAAACAAGCGTTCGACGATTGATCTTTGGCCTTCTATCTTCTGCTAAGGTCGTTCAGATTATTGGTGCAGATTTCTGTCATATTGTTCCAATCGACGGTTGTGCCTAATTCCTCCTTACATAATTTGATCAACATCAATTCTCTAGCCTGACAATATTAGAAACAAACAACTGTCGCCGaaccaatttaaattttgtatgtttgCTTTCTTTCGACAAGGCAATTAGAGCTTCATGTAATGTTTTCCCTTGCTACTAAGATCCTCACAAAATCCACAATCCTTGTAATAACACAATAACACAATCCTTGTAATCCACAATAACACAAAATCCTTGCTACTAAGATTCCTCTCTTTCGTGAGAATGTCACGCCGTCTTCCGTAGATGATAgagcaaattattttttttaatgcaaaaatatatataaatattttgttgtaaaaGAATGCTGCCAGATAATGGAAAAGTaccaaaaaaacaatattaacaaAATGCTTGACAATATTTGGAAGACGAACGAGTTCTTATttatatgcaaaatatatatatacatattgtttcaaAAAATTGCCTCCAGATAATGGAAAAGTACCAAaaaacaatatccacaaaatagTTAGAAGATAACAATATTTAGAAGACTGAGCATAGCTGAGTGAAGGGCGCTAGAGATATTGATAGACAATGTACGATAAAAAATGACTTTGTGGCTTAATTCTATACTACATTGATAGTTTGGTTGTATTTGGAtggtaaatatttcattttcaattattgtctatgtaaaaaatactaaTGCTAATTACTTCTGCCCCACAGCATCCTTGCTACCAAGATTCCTCTCTTGTGAAAATATCACGCTTATGAATCTTTGGTATATGGTAGAGCGAAaaagctatttaaaaaaaaagttatatacatatatatgtttatttttaataacttccattattaactttttttttgggTTTCACAAGGTTGTTTGAATTAAATAAGACAATGGTTTTTAATTTCATAGTGAATTGGCGAATGAAATTGAATATGACGGTATCATAATGTTCTTTAATCTTTTCTACATTTGTTTGCTTCGTTACTGTGACTaccaaatttttttacataggaATCTGCATTtgtcataaaattttaaaacttacAGCAGTATCAAATTTTCAAGTACCTATCCTAATTCATTGCGATCTAAAATATCGGCGCTCTCATtgtaaagaaaattaaattagaaataaaaaatacacatttcagTACCTGATACTTAGTTTCATGATCAACAGTATTAGAATTATttccaaaatacacatacattttttctgaaccattaaaacgtgatcaatgatcgattcttCATTCAAATcagtcgaattttcgcatgatcacaaaatttcatctattgttactatgtgtataggataaagtaaaaaattctaAGCTCGATTCCGCTTCAATCAACAATCCTGCCCcattttgttgtattttatattcatatgactctaaatttattttattattaatttccaGCCCCCTCATCAATTGCAATCTGGGAATCCACAACCAGCTCAAAATATGCCGCACGGGGCTCCGCCTGAAAATTCAAACAACCAACAAAACCAATCCAACTATCCGCAGACTTCGCAGCCGTACAGGGGATCCCCGAACGTCACGGTGCCCAGCTCTCCCAGACCGAGCGGAGCACCACAACCTTACACTCAACGAGGATACCCACAAAATCAATATCAAGGACAGTATCAGAACATGAGCGGAGGACCGTATCCAGCTCCAGCTCAAACGGGATACATGAATCCAAATCAGCAGCCGTATGCACCCCCGGGATCGCAATCTCAAGCTTATCCGAACAACACAAATTATGGCCCGCCGATTACGACAGCGCAGAATAGCAATTACCAAACGGCAGGACATCAAAATAACAACTATCCTGCTTCGACTATGCAGCAGCCGTACGCGCCTCCTCCACCAGGTGGACCGATGCCTACAAACCCGATCCCGTACTCTGGAGCCAGAGGAACGACGTCACAAAATTATTCTACAGCTGGAGGCTTTCAAGGCCCGCCAATGGGAGCCAACTATGGTGCTCCAACTAGCAACGCATCTCCTGGAAATTACAATGCAGCTTCCAATCAAAATTATCAATCGCAACCGTATTCTGGAGCTCCACCTTCAGGATATCCACCCACTGCGACGTCACAACCTAATCATTCTCCACAACCGGTGTCCGGTTATGCCAATCAAACATCAGGGTCGAGCAGTTATGGACCTCCGACCGCTCAGTCGCCTACGTACTCATCTCCAAACACGCACAATTCCAATCCCCAAAATGGCGGCACACAACCGTCCAATTCCAATATATCGACTCAACCCTACCCGCCCACCGGACAACCTTCCAACTATCCTGCTTCCAGTCAACCCCCATTTTCGAACCCTTCTTCCCAACCTGGCAGTCCCGCACCATCAAATTATCAATCCCCGGTCTCGCAAGCTTCCAACAACCCCACATCCAGCACGGCTCAAGGCTACGCTCCCCCAGCCCCACAACCTTATCCACCACCGGGTGGCTCTTATCCTCCTATCGGGTACGGAGCTCACCCACAGCCAAATTATCCGCCGTCTCAATATGGAAATGCATCTTATCAGTACTCTCGACCTCCAGCTCCTCAACCACCACCGCAGGGCAGTTACGGCGGGTATAACTACCAACCCAACACTCCGCAACAATAGTCTGATGAATTATTCAGTTGTTGTTTTGATACTTAATCTTTTTATTGTAATGGTAGCTTCTAcagttttacaatatttgacaatgtggaattatcaatttgaaatcaaaCAATACAAATGACATTGTTaattaagtattattatacgatttttttttcaatataaaaaatgaaaaaccaattttttttttaaattattgatatatttttatgtatccgCCATTTTTACATTGGCCATGATTGAAAAACGCTAGCTAAAAATGTTGTAATAGCTGATGCATATCTGGTGTCCTCCAATTGCATGACGTTTACCACTACTATAAGACCAAATCTAAAAAACTGATGTAAGCTTCCGTGGGAGGAGTGTGGGACAGTAGAGCTAGATTTTATTGTTCTCAACATCTTCTAATTGAATTTTGGAATCGGCATAAATTCTGGAAGTTCATAactacaattataaatttaattaattgaattccTAAACTACATATGTGAAGCTACGATTAAAAGTaaaagtggtttttttttctcccAATATTTCGTTTGTAATAATTGTTagaatatcttttttttattttaataaatataatttttggaaTATACTTATTTCTTTTGAACTGGCCCAACATTGTATAAATCATGCTTAAAAAACCTGTTGGTCTGTATAACTAGTAGTGTATACAAATGCAATAGTACACATCTAATATCAAATATCATTTACCGCTTGAAttagtacatacgtacattcagataaaaaaatattgatattgaaaaccaatccttgtcaacgtagtgaaatataaaaccaGCCCAATGGATACAAAGTCCGagaaaaaatagtatattttagACTTTTATAATTCGCtagatatttatatgtacagcaataaaacatcacaatcaatagaataaACATCTAACTTAGTGTTGTAagtcgagaatattctccaaaagattattcggcgagaattttcttttttcttggttATAAAACATCTCTAAGATATTTTATTAGCCTTTTAGATGATTCTACGATATTTTCAGGACCTAATAGGACTTTCTAGAATGTCTGAGAgcattttgaatgacatttttttcattctgaCGTCACTGAATGGGTCATTTCGTCATTTTAACATACGCGCACTACCACCATGAACGTTTTCCGCGCAATTCTCACAGGAATGCAAAGCTTATTAACTCTGGAggcaataaattatacatatatttttttaacagaaaTTTTTTGAgtttgtattttaattgttatttcacatcAGTGCGTAAATAAACAATGCGAGTTACCATTAACAAAAATTTCAGTTGATTTTTGTTTGCTTACAGATCTATAAATAAAGCTTTTGAGTTTTTCTCCAAAATCGTTAATCTTTTAACACAAACTATATAATATGCGTAACATTTCTGTTGTTTCATCAACTgctcaaatgtcacatttgattACCCTCTCTCTGTACATAAGAaatgcaaaatgttaaaaattattattaattagttttttGCATTAGTTTATTCGTGTCTTCCCTCATCTTACCGTTCACATGAGTTTACccattttttgaaattgcaacGGAATAGTATAAAAGCCCTGCAGATGctctaaaaaagaaaattctcagTTTGGAGAATTTTTCCAAAAGATTATTACCGAGAATTTTACAGCACTAATCTacctattgattccaatactcacttacGGCACAGTAATACTAGATTTAAAATTGATGACTGCAAACTTTTGTactgttatattttataaatgagaagaaaccaacaaaaatcattgtcatattcgaattcaattggtcaaacttagtaaagattgataagtctccgctctggtaagtaAAAATCGTGAATTTTTGTTCCTCGGTGTAATCTTAGCTTAGGCGATGCGTGTTGTTTCTATAAATGAATGTCAGTAAACTTTCCAGGATAATTGATAGAAAAAATCCGACTATGAggtacaatatatttaattattttctacataaaaattaatactaAAAAACTACGTTTCTTCAAACATTATTGTGGGATCGGAAAAGTTATGTATGTGTGACGCGTATATGTCTTCTTCTTCATCTCCAGTTGGGTAGTATGTCGGAAACGGTGGTGCCGTTTTATGCCTGTGCAATGGTAAAACGGTATCGAACACGTAAATGTATGAATTCGTCGGACCGGGAATACCATCACCCGTTACCCACAAGACATTGAGCTTTGTGTTAATACGCAACACCTTCAAACCGCGGTTGACTCTCCACCTGAGGAAAAACATCAATATAAATAGAATCGTGAAAAGAAGCTGTACTCAATTACCGATCAATATCATACCTGTTTCCCATGTGACCGGGCAATTTTGTTCCCGGCCAGACCCTGGCCTTTTCACCACCACCTCCGATGTTTCCGGGGCGTCTGTGGGTCTTCGTCACACCGTGTGAAGCAGGCATACCCTTAAATCCCCATCTTTTCATTACTCCTTGAAAACCACGATCAATCctgcaatataatatgtatgtagattttcatatcttaattataattaaccgtttgcccgcgaccgtcttctatggaagctttaggcgacaagtctgtagcgcggctgtcttccatagaatttctgaactttgcacgggattttgagccttatatgcgcctatttcaactgttttaaggttcaaaattggttgaatatatcactgagagttgaatgccatcaattcaatttgcttaaaatgaatatataccagtcaaaattagctTTTTGTGGAACAATtgagacgatacgtctcaattgtatgaagaatgattatttgacaattaagccaaaactacgagatatattatgtattttattgtttaaaataatactttatgtgttaattaacatatctggttacttgagtaaatattaaaatctgtatttaaggtcgaaaattcgattgccaaattcgcgaaaaaggtgccgcgtacaaggcttgttcgctatatttattgccgcgggcaaagggttaagcatGTGAAAATCTTACGTCAATCCCCGACAATCTACAACGTCTCCGACTCGGAAATGACTGGCTACTAGAGGAGTTCCTGGTGGAAGAGCAGCTTGAGGGGATACTGTAAATCGACAAATGCGCCTTTTGGGTAGAACGCCAGTATTTTTAAAGAGGCCATAGTATTCTTTGGTCACGAGGCTCGGATCGACAGTTTCCGCACCGACAAGTAAACATCCAAATCGGCCCCTTTTGCGTTCTTTGATTTTATAATGAAGCGGTTTCCATTCTTCTGgtggtatatattttataacttgATTGTCCACAAtctggaaaattttaattatcatttgaaactacatataatataataaatatatgttaagTAATTCGGTTGAACTTACTTGTAATAAAGTTGTTTGTACCCTATAGCCATTGTTTGTCCATAAAGGATAGACTCCTATTTTTTTAGCGATTAAACCAGTTCTCCTTACCCTTTGGCTCCATACAAATGGCTTTGTAGTGTTTCCAGTCAATGGGCTTTGATATTTGTTAACAGCATTTTCCGATGAAATTTTTTGCATTCGATCTTGTATTACctcatttaaaaatgttttattctcGGGAGTTATGAAGTCTtcatgtatctaaaaaaaaaaacattacgcGTATATTAATATCACAAGCTagataaaagtttttttaaaaaggaAAAACGATTACAATAACGGTTGCCCAGCTAGATgtacagttttaaatttaaaatcaccaaatttggtatatatACATTATCTCACGAGAGTGTACACTATGACATAAACTGAAAAAGTTCTTGGTTATATGTGTTTTATTCCCGACTTCTATCCACTCGAGCAACAGAAGGTAATTCAGCTAGTTTTTGATAAACTTGTTCAAGTAATAACTGATGAAGGTTTGCTAAAGCATATGCAAGTTACTGTTAGTTCATACCACTCGGTGACTACGAATGTGCAGTTCTGGATATCGTTGCCTGGGtctgatataattttttacgaGTGTCAACGCTGGTTTCTGATTTAATCTGAAATTGAATACATGTGATTTAAGTATGCGTTTTTTTAATCAACATTTAATGAATATTGAAGAATCTAAAACTAACGAGAGATTCAAGAATTGTTTGCAGAGGCTCCCGGTCACCCTTGCGAGAGCCATTTTAGGTTAGGAGA
Encoded here:
- the LOC143918269 gene encoding uncharacterized protein LOC143918269 — encoded protein: MSVVFTQRGVRPPPNTAQIQKMLDENTHLIQTIQEYQAKGQINECIQYQQVLHRNLVYLASMADATQNIQAILPPPHQLQSGNPQPAQNMPHGAPPENSNNQQNQSNYPQTSQPYRGSPNVTVPSSPRPSGAPQPYTQRGYPQNQYQGQYQNMSGGPYPAPAQTGYMNPNQQPYAPPGSQSQAYPNNTNYGPPITTAQNSNYQTAGHQNNNYPASTMQQPYAPPPPGGPMPTNPIPYSGARGTTSQNYSTAGGFQGPPMGANYGAPTSNASPGNYNAASNQNYQSQPYSGAPPSGYPPTATSQPNHSPQPVSGYANQTSGSSSYGPPTAQSPTYSSPNTHNSNPQNGGTQPSNSNISTQPYPPTGQPSNYPASSQPPFSNPSSQPGSPAPSNYQSPVSQASNNPTSSTAQGYAPPAPQPYPPPGGSYPPIGYGAHPQPNYPPSQYGNASYQYSRPPAPQPPPQGSYGGYNYQPNTPQQ
- the mRpL3 gene encoding mitochondrial ribosomal protein L3; the protein is MALARVTGSLCKQFLNLSLNQKPALTLVKNYIRPRQRYPELHIRSHRVIHEDFITPENKTFLNEVIQDRMQKISSENAVNKYQSPLTGNTTKPFVWSQRVRRTGLIAKKIGVYPLWTNNGYRVQTTLLQIVDNQVIKYIPPEEWKPLHYKIKERKRGRFGCLLVGAETVDPSLVTKEYYGLFKNTGVLPKRRICRFTVSPQAALPPGTPLVASHFRVGDVVDCRGLTIDRGFQGVMKRWGFKGMPASHGVTKTHRRPGNIGGGGEKARVWPGTKLPGHMGNRWRVNRGLKVLRINTKLNVLWVTGDGIPGPTNSYIYVFDTVLPLHRHKTAPPFPTYYPTGDEEEDIYASHIHNFSDPTIMFEET